The sequence CTTTAAGCGAAGTACCTGCTAATTCCAATAGACCAAGTGCTGTTTCGTCGGCATCTGTCAGTTGCCCAGCGGATTGGCGTTGTTGCAATGAAGGCAAATTTATTTTGCCTTCGAGCAATTTGTAGTCATCAAAATACAAAAATTTTGGCATTGCTGGAGACAAATACATTTGCCAGATGTGCCCTTCTACCAACCCCAACTACTAGATTTAGGCTCCCAGCTTCGCCATTGAGCCGCGAAAATAGCTAACTTGTTGTCGGGTGAGAGTCCCAACTCATCAATCCTATTTAATACATCTGCTAGTGTTTCAGCATCCTTAAAAACATCCTTTGCATGCTCCAAATCGATCAGTGGGTTTTGTATTGCGGAAAGTGCAGCCTTCTGGTCGATATCAAACCCGATGGTACTAGTGTTTCCGATAGTCGTGCTGCGAGTAAAGGTAGTCTGTGGAGCTACAATCGCTACACCACCAAAAACCCCTTTATTTATCTTATCGGCTAAAGCTTCCTCTATGCGTAAAGTGAGCTCTACTACTTTCTGATAGTTTTGTGCTTCATGTTGCTGACGGTAACGAGTGAATTCTTTTCGGGGATAGTCAGCTACATAGTTGTACTTTGCTGTGCCTAATGGCATTGACTTGTGCAGTGCTTCAAGAAAGGCCGTCTTACCAGACTCATTCTTGCCGACTAGTACTGTTACATGATTACTAAGATCAACTGGCGTTGAATCATCAATCGATTTGTACTTCCAAACTTGGGCTTTGATGAGGGTAAGCATTATTCTTCTTTATCCATTGCTATTAGACGACACTGTATTTTAATTTACAGACCTGCATCCAGACTAAGTAGGCAGTCAAAACAGAATTTTGAAATCTGGTTTTAGATTAAGAATGCCATTCAAAATTTATGGGCATTTCTATCGATTTTCAAGTGTTACATTTTCAAAGTTTTCGATCCATCCGTGGGGTAGCGTGCGGTGCTGAATACCGGCTTTCAGAATGAGAAATTTATGATCTTCGCACAAACGTGTTGACCGGCAGAAAGTGGCTCAAAATCCTATTAGAACTCTCTTTTTTCATCCGCATTTGGTTGTGTGCAATAATTGGTCGGGAGTCAGAATATTGGTAGCAACAAATTTTTAGCCAGGACGAATAATTAATGAATCTCAACCAAAACCCAACCAAAGAACAGCTAAAAGCTTTATTTTCCTCTTGCAACGATACCATCGGCCATCATGTGCTTTGGGTAGCCATGAATGGTGACGTGGCTTTGACTCCACTCCCAAGCGAAATAAATCCAGTTGGATTTGATCAAACAAACCCGGACCTAATGTTGCGTTATGAAACCTTCGTGCAAGGCAATGGCTATGTCGGCCAGAAAGCTGCCGAGGATGAAAAGTTCGTGGACAGAATTTTCAAAAGTTTGCAGAGTGAATGGTCGACCGTTACGGAGAAATCGCCACAGCGTTACGTTGATTTTTTCTGAGTTTGTTTCTCCTGGGCAGCAACATTGATCCAGTTTTTTCGCTCAAAATCTACGGTGATACGATCGGTTGAGATTTTCCCATCGCAAAGCTTGAGATCGATTTCAACCGGCTTGGCTCCCATTTCTTCTGCGGCTTTATACAGATCGTCAAAATCTACATTCAATTTCATGGTCTAACTTTCGATCTGTGTTTTGAAATCGTTTCGCGGATACAGCATTATCCTTGGATGGGCAAGATTGCCATCAACCACGTACTCGTGAAATCTGACCATCTTGCTACTTCCCCTGATACTTCGAAGCGCCGTTATTCTTGAAGAAACAGCCGTATACACCCCACAACTTCTCAAATAGCCTTTGTCCGTCTTGCCTAACCGGAACTTTACAAAAGACCTATCCGATCTTTTCTTTCTATCATTAACGAAGCCAGCCATTGATTTTTTGTTCTTCCAATTAGCAAATTGAATCAGGCCGCATTCGCCACCATCGATCAAAATATCGACATCATTAGGATTTTCGTATCCCTTTGCCGTGGAGCCGAATAACCACATGCGATTGATTCTGAATGCTGTGAATTCGCATTCTGGTGTACCAATAATGCCGTTGCATTTTTTCACTCGATCCGCTATTTCCAAAGCTGTCTTTATCGCTGTCGATCGCTTCAAGCCGAAATCTCCTGCATTTTCTTTTCCCAGGCTTCATCCGTTGGCATCTCCAAACCAAGCCGATGAAAATCTCTAACTGGAAATCTCGTACACCACGGCACAGATGGTCTTCTTTCTTACCATGAAGTCTAGGGTGGTGGCATATCTGCGATGCTTCCGTTAAGCATCGACGCCTAACCATATCGGCAATATCCGGCGCAGCCTCACGTCCATTCTCATCCTTGTTGAATGGACACGTCGGGCATTTGCCTTTCATTACTGGCCAGCCGGAAATATTGGTTGAATTGTGCATACTTACCAGCGAGAAAATCCATCAAAGAACTGATCTTGGCGATCGATGAATTCGAACATCTTTTTTCGATTTGACCAAGGATCGCTGCATGCTTTAGCGCACGTCGAAACAACATCCCTGTAGATAGTTGCTGGAATTGATTTTACGCCATCAAAATTCATCAGCATCTTATCCCCAATTTTCTCCGCAGATGCGCTGCCACGCCCAAACATAATGATATTTGGCGATTCGCCGCAGGCTTTGAATATGACATACCGCCAGCTTGGATCGGCATTACCTTTTTCTGGAATTACCTCAAGTGAGTAGGCCAAATCCCCGCCATGGGTAAGAAGGTTATATACCTCTGAAATTTTAGTCGGTTTGTCGCCGACTAAAATGCAAGGGCCTACAGCATCGAAATCATAGAAGCGCTCGCTTTCTTCAAGCCCTAGCATTTCTTTCAATGCGTCTATTTTCTCGTCAGGCAACTTGGCAACCTTCGAAACAAATCTTTGCAGTCGCTTTGCAGTAATGCCAAGGGCTTTTGCGATTTCTGCAGGATTGTTGGGCCAACAATCCATCAGCAATTTTGTTTTTTCGGCACAGGCCCCTTCCATAGCATTCATTTCAAATTCCGAAGAATCATCACCATCGTAATCATCAACGTCATCACTTCCGGCGCTCAACCAGGTAACACCGTCATCCTTCCTGAAAGTCCTACGTCCAATCGGAACCGCATTAACTTCCCAGGACGAAAGCCACTGGCCGGGTTCCCAGTCTATTTTGGATGAATCCAAATGGTTTTCCATTTCTTTGACAGGCAAAGTCATCCATTTTTCAGCAGCTTCTCGAACGGATTTGTTGCTATACCAAGTCCACCTTTTATTTTCTACGTGATGATTATGTTCCGTATTGGCATGAGCATTCAGAGCTTCCAGGTTATAGAAATCCTTTTCATTTTTTCGGGCAAGCCAACCAAATCTCATTACTTCGCCTTGAGCAGCTCTTAAAGAACCGGACAACTTTTTGTCCCCTTTTTCAGCAATTACGACATCAACCCCAAGCTTTTTTATATTCAGCTTGAGATCAGGGCAGGATTCAGCAATATGCTTATTGATTTTCAAAATATCTGGACATCCTTTCAATCCGGCTCCTTTTGACCATGCTTCGATCAAAAAACCAAGAAATGATCGCGGGTTATCAAGACACGAAAAGGCAAACCA comes from Methylicorpusculum oleiharenae and encodes:
- a CDS encoding AAA family ATPase; this encodes MLTLIKAQVWKYKSIDDSTPVDLSNHVTVLVGKNESGKTAFLEALHKSMPLGTAKYNYVADYPRKEFTRYRQQHEAQNYQKVVELTLRIEEALADKINKGVFGGVAIVAPQTTFTRSTTIGNTSTIGFDIDQKAALSAIQNPLIDLEHAKDVFKDAETLADVLNRIDELGLSPDNKLAIFAAQWRSWEPKSSSWGW